A window from Gammaproteobacteria bacterium encodes these proteins:
- a CDS encoding electron transfer flavoprotein subunit alpha/FixB family protein: protein MSELFRRDPRAQWIARNRLHPLHQATAAGPVYGPSGLLRKNVHGLGFIGPNGLKRIDRSGNSSGDASGRRGSGPAQAAVVLPLHQVSKPDFTIVVALDLVSGRLNGHDKDTLGLAQQLANHNGANGVVIAVAFGELKDDNLDHAGVDRLIHLSGNQYYDYDPEQRCRDLGVIVKQFNPQHILLPDSINGGGDLGRRLAAKLKLRPACGVWKLDHDNIVCRGSAGKTDITRALSRLLLVMEECSEPVSETRHEQLALTVESNKAKSLIVDHGNVEVDPNAIPLGEAGFILSGGNGIADWPGFHQAAATLGATEGASRVAVDDGFMPRTRQVGATGSWVTAQVYIAVGISGAIQHMQGIGQCDKVVAINTDEGCDMVKRADLSAIGDSSEILASLVDLVLQHKAGENKDVA from the coding sequence ATGAGTGAACTATTTAGACGCGATCCGCGTGCCCAATGGATTGCTCGTAATCGATTGCACCCACTGCATCAAGCAACAGCAGCCGGGCCTGTTTACGGCCCGAGCGGTTTATTACGCAAAAATGTCCATGGTTTAGGGTTTATTGGTCCTAATGGTCTTAAACGTATTGATCGTTCTGGCAACTCAAGTGGCGACGCTAGCGGTCGCCGCGGCAGTGGGCCAGCACAAGCGGCCGTGGTATTGCCGTTGCATCAGGTGAGTAAGCCAGACTTTACGATTGTAGTGGCACTAGATCTGGTTTCTGGTCGTCTTAATGGTCACGACAAAGATACCCTTGGTTTAGCCCAGCAATTGGCCAATCACAATGGTGCTAATGGTGTGGTGATAGCCGTCGCTTTTGGTGAATTAAAGGATGATAACCTTGATCATGCGGGAGTAGATCGCTTGATCCACTTAAGCGGCAATCAGTATTACGATTATGATCCTGAGCAGCGCTGTCGTGATCTTGGTGTTATTGTTAAGCAATTTAATCCGCAGCATATTCTATTGCCCGACAGCATCAATGGTGGCGGCGATCTCGGTCGCCGTTTGGCCGCTAAGCTCAAACTTCGCCCTGCTTGTGGGGTTTGGAAGTTAGACCACGACAACATTGTTTGTCGTGGCAGTGCGGGCAAGACCGACATCACTCGTGCATTATCTCGCTTGTTATTAGTGATGGAAGAATGTAGCGAACCGGTCAGTGAAACGCGTCATGAGCAACTAGCGCTGACGGTTGAATCTAACAAGGCTAAATCATTGATCGTTGATCACGGCAATGTTGAGGTTGATCCTAATGCGATCCCACTCGGTGAAGCAGGCTTTATTTTATCGGGTGGTAACGGCATTGCCGATTGGCCCGGCTTTCATCAGGCGGCTGCAACCTTGGGCGCAACTGAAGGCGCGAGCCGTGTGGCAGTCGATGACGGCTTTATGCCGCGCACCCGCCAAGTTGGGGCAACAGGCAGCTGGGTTACAGCACAGGTTTATATTGCGGTGGGTATCTCTGGCGCAATCCAGCACATGCAGGGCATAGGTCAATGTGACAAGGTGGTCGCGATTAATACCGATGAGGGTTGTGACATGGTTAAACGTGCCGATTTGAGCGCAATTGGCGACAGTAGCGAAATATTAGCGAGTTTGGTCGATTTAGTCTTGCAGCATAAAGCGGGAGAAAATAAAGATGTCGCTTAA
- a CDS encoding electron transfer flavoprotein subunit beta — protein MSLNHELSIVTLVSVGEHPASGRARRAEQDARAVELGLKLVGDKLQTIYAGSASDKQATSALRSYLGMGLSEVILLDLPEQADAAIGLVEHFKSSQCPDIILTGVRAESGESSGMMPYLLAEQLGMTVISSIADILSIDVNAKQAEILQALPRGQRRKVKVSLPLVASVDMAASEPRQSAFGPAMRGQINAETSHSEDDIERLQWQTAPAKKRPKRLKIVKAKTAADRFKAATAKAAGGGGKVVHGTQESAQAIFDLLKEEGML, from the coding sequence ATGTCGCTTAATCATGAACTATCTATTGTTACGCTGGTTTCGGTCGGTGAGCATCCAGCATCAGGGCGAGCGCGCCGCGCCGAGCAAGATGCTCGCGCTGTAGAGCTTGGGTTGAAATTAGTCGGTGACAAACTGCAAACAATCTACGCGGGTTCGGCTAGTGATAAGCAGGCTACAAGCGCGTTACGCAGTTATCTTGGCATGGGCTTGAGTGAAGTAATCTTACTGGATTTACCAGAGCAAGCTGATGCAGCAATTGGCTTGGTTGAGCATTTCAAAAGTAGCCAGTGCCCTGACATTATCTTAACAGGGGTACGAGCTGAAAGCGGAGAATCGTCGGGCATGATGCCGTATTTACTCGCTGAGCAATTAGGCATGACGGTGATAAGTTCGATTGCAGATATCTTGTCGATTGATGTTAACGCTAAGCAAGCCGAAATATTACAAGCCTTACCTCGTGGTCAACGCCGCAAGGTTAAGGTCAGTTTACCGCTGGTTGCTAGCGTTGATATGGCAGCAAGCGAACCGCGTCAAAGTGCCTTTGGTCCTGCTATGCGTGGTCAAATCAATGCTGAAACTAGCCACAGCGAAGACGATATCGAGCGCTTGCAATGGCAGACGGCACCCGCTAAAAAACGACCTAAGCGCCTTAAGATCGTAAAAGCCAAAACGGCAGCCGATCGTTTTAAAGCAGCCACAGCAAAAGCCGCTGGCGGCGGTGGCAAAGTGGTTCATGGCACACAAGAGTCGGCGCAGGCTATTTTCGATTTGCTCAAAGAAGAGGGTATGCTGTAA